One Hydrogenimonas thermophila DNA window includes the following coding sequences:
- the hslU gene encoding HslU--HslV peptidase ATPase subunit: MSKIENMTPKAIVEYLDNYVIGQTKAKKTIAVALRNRFRRMQLPKDIQDEIMPKNILMIGSTGVGKTEIARRLAKMLGYPFVKVEASKYTEVGFVGRDVESMIRDLVSTSINLVKQEQKELKKTEIDEYVEKMIIEKLLPPLPKGATEAKQQEYENSFEKMRQRLKNGELDNLKIEIEAPSFTVEIDSNLPPELGKVQESLAKVFGGLNKENKKEVTVKEAKNILRQTASERILDEEQIKQEALRRAQEGGIIFLDEIDKIAVSSQNSGRQDPSKEGVQRDLLPIVEGSTVNTKYGPVETDHILFIAAGAFHVSKPSDLIPELQGRFPLRVELDSLTEEALYEILTKPKNSLIKQYQALLSVEGMELEFEEEALKAIAKLSFQANERTEDIGARRLHTVIEKVLEEISFDADTYEGQTFTITAEYVHEKLDMIVENEDVARYIL; encoded by the coding sequence ATGAGTAAAATAGAAAATATGACACCAAAAGCGATAGTAGAATATCTAGATAACTATGTAATCGGACAAACTAAAGCTAAAAAGACTATTGCAGTAGCGTTGCGTAACCGTTTTAGACGAATGCAGCTTCCTAAAGATATTCAAGATGAGATTATGCCAAAAAACATCCTGATGATCGGTTCAACAGGTGTTGGTAAAACTGAAATAGCAAGACGTTTGGCAAAGATGCTTGGATACCCTTTTGTTAAAGTGGAAGCAAGCAAATATACAGAAGTCGGTTTTGTAGGTCGTGATGTTGAGTCTATGATACGTGACCTTGTTTCAACATCTATCAATCTTGTCAAGCAAGAGCAAAAAGAGCTCAAAAAAACTGAGATTGATGAGTATGTTGAAAAGATGATTATAGAAAAACTTCTACCACCTCTTCCAAAAGGTGCAACAGAAGCAAAACAGCAAGAGTATGAAAACAGTTTTGAAAAAATGCGCCAAAGATTAAAAAATGGTGAATTGGATAATCTAAAAATAGAGATTGAAGCTCCTTCATTTACAGTTGAAATAGATTCAAATCTGCCACCAGAACTTGGCAAAGTACAAGAGTCGCTTGCAAAAGTATTTGGTGGTCTAAATAAAGAGAATAAAAAAGAGGTCACTGTAAAAGAGGCTAAAAATATTCTTCGACAAACAGCAAGTGAACGAATTCTTGATGAAGAGCAGATAAAACAAGAGGCTTTACGCCGTGCACAAGAGGGAGGAATAATCTTCCTTGATGAGATTGATAAAATTGCAGTTTCAAGTCAAAACAGCGGTCGCCAAGACCCAAGCAAAGAGGGAGTTCAACGAGATCTTCTTCCAATTGTAGAAGGTAGCACTGTAAATACAAAATATGGTCCTGTAGAGACTGATCACATTCTGTTTATAGCAGCTGGGGCTTTCCATGTTAGTAAGCCAAGTGATCTGATTCCTGAACTACAGGGACGTTTCCCTCTTAGAGTAGAACTTGACAGTTTAACAGAAGAAGCTCTTTATGAAATCTTGACTAAGCCTAAAAATTCTCTGATTAAACAGTATCAGGCTCTGCTTAGTGTTGAAGGAATGGAGCTTGAGTTTGAAGAAGAGGCTCTTAAAGCTATTGCAAAACTAAGTTTCCAGGCAAATGAAAGAACTGAAGATATCGGTGCAAGAAGATTACATACTGTCATTGAAAAAGTACTAGAAGAGATCAGCTTTGATGCTGATACATATGAAGGTCAAACATTTACTATTACAGCTGAATATGTACATGAAAAACTAGATATGATTGTAGAGAATGAAGATGTTGCACGATACATCCTCTAA
- the hslV gene encoding ATP-dependent protease subunit HslV: protein MFEATTILAYRSDDYSVIGGDGQVTFGHAVLKGNATKIRSLYNGQVLAGFAGSTADAFNLFDMFEGFLQSRKGDILKAVIDFSKEWRKDKVLRRLEAMMIVLNNDHIFILSGNGDVVEPEDGKIAAIGSGGNFAISAARALDKHADLNPKKLVEESLHIAADLCIYTNHNIKTLELKR, encoded by the coding sequence ATGTTTGAAGCAACAACCATACTTGCATATAGATCAGATGACTACTCCGTCATTGGCGGTGATGGTCAAGTAACATTTGGTCATGCCGTTTTAAAAGGCAATGCCACCAAAATCAGATCTCTTTACAATGGGCAAGTACTTGCCGGTTTTGCCGGAAGTACTGCAGATGCCTTTAATCTTTTTGATATGTTTGAAGGATTCTTACAAAGCCGTAAAGGTGATATACTAAAAGCTGTTATAGATTTTTCCAAAGAGTGGAGAAAAGATAAAGTACTTAGACGACTAGAAGCAATGATGATTGTACTTAACAATGATCACATTTTTATATTAAGCGGAAATGGTGATGTAGTTGAACCAGAAGATGGAAAGATAGCAGCCATTGGAAGTGGTGGCAACTTTGCTATTTCAGCAGCAAGAGCATTAGACAAACATGCTGATTTAAATCCTAAAAAACTCGTTGAAGAGAGTCTTCATATAGCAGCAGATCTTTGTATCTATACAAACCACAATATCAAAACATTGGAATTGAAAAGATGA
- a CDS encoding ATP-binding protein, protein MIPILAKLSKRFLSIKPSSFRRFLYDKIDFSAQIIGIVGGRGSGKTTLMHQYAKSSKYKPSQILYISCDHPSILNENIYEIADDFYTHGGKLLLLDEIHKVKDFPSHLKAIYDFTDLQVIFSGSSAMSIRHELADLSRRALVYDLPILSFREFLALKNIVHLKSYSLEEILHSHEDIVVEIISEIKPLEYFSDYLEYGAYPFFKEGINSYSERLLEVVHTTIDSDLASIFSINYEKLDALKKVLYMLCSTTPYEVNKSKLSNGVGISWSTLAKYLEYMQKGSLLHIVRGSKGHKTLHTPNKILLNNPNLFSVLCAKADVGAIRESFIVSQLLPSHQVHYHHQGDFLVDERYTIEVGGRSKDIKQIKGLKEAYLAIDDIESGYDNTIPLWLFGFLY, encoded by the coding sequence ATGATACCCATTTTAGCAAAACTTTCAAAACGATTTTTGAGTATTAAACCATCCTCATTTAGACGTTTTTTATACGATAAAATAGATTTTTCTGCACAAATCATTGGGATTGTAGGTGGAAGAGGAAGTGGTAAAACAACTTTAATGCACCAGTATGCAAAGTCCTCAAAATACAAACCTTCACAAATACTCTATATATCTTGCGACCATCCTTCCATACTCAATGAAAACATATATGAGATTGCTGATGACTTTTATACTCATGGTGGAAAACTTTTACTACTTGATGAAATACATAAAGTTAAAGATTTCCCATCACATCTTAAAGCTATCTATGATTTTACCGACTTACAGGTTATTTTTTCTGGTTCATCTGCAATGAGCATTAGACATGAGCTTGCTGATCTTTCAAGAAGAGCTTTGGTGTATGATCTGCCTATACTTTCATTTAGAGAGTTTTTAGCACTAAAAAACATAGTACATTTAAAAAGCTATAGTTTAGAAGAGATACTCCACTCACACGAAGATATTGTTGTAGAAATAATCAGTGAAATAAAACCGCTTGAATATTTTAGCGACTATTTGGAATATGGAGCTTATCCATTTTTTAAAGAGGGTATAAACTCTTATAGTGAGAGACTTCTTGAAGTTGTACATACAACAATAGATAGTGATCTCGCTTCAATATTTAGCATAAATTATGAAAAACTTGATGCTTTAAAAAAGGTACTATATATGCTCTGTAGCACTACACCTTATGAAGTTAATAAATCAAAACTCTCAAATGGTGTAGGCATCTCTTGGAGTACACTTGCAAAATATCTTGAGTATATGCAAAAAGGCTCACTACTTCATATTGTAAGAGGATCTAAAGGACATAAAACTTTGCATACACCAAATAAGATACTTCTTAATAATCCAAATCTATTTAGTGTTTTATGTGCAAAAGCAGATGTTGGTGCAATTAGAGAGAGTTTTATTGTTTCACAACTTTTACCATCGCACCAAGTGCATTATCATCATCAAGGAGATTTTTTAGTAGATGAACGATATACAATTGAGGTAGGTGGCAGATCAAAAGATATTAAACAAATAAAAGGTCTTAAAGAAGCATATCTTGCTATTGATGATATTGAGAGCGGGTATGATAACACCATACCGTTATGGTTGTTTGGATTTTTGTATTAA
- a CDS encoding M3 family metallopeptidase, protein MDGKMFVPFKTPDFENFSKELNTILEKNEKLIEELLSKEDKTYNNFVRPYMESFEKLDLFFTPLSHLNSVENSKDTQTAYENSLPLLSRYHTKLSQNRELYEAFSKIDSNDLAQKEVIRQEIRDFKLSGVDLPENEKKRLEEINLRLSELNNRFSQNLLDATNAYELIIEDPKDVEGLPESDLELAKTEKDGKTVWRFTLQIPSYMAYMTYGPNRKLREELYKAYVTRAPENQEVIDEILRLRDEKAKLLGFDHFSELSLASKMAPNDDAVVGFLNELADASLPFAKKEVEKLEALAKEDGCESLESYDVAYYSEKLKKLELDFDDEITRPYFEQGRVLQGLLDFVSELFSITFEQVDVPVWNEKVKVYDLKEAGSAFARIYFDLDARESKRGGAWMNDWQTHHEDADGKEYPASAFVVCNFPPSTKDTPSLLRHDDVVTLFHEMGHAIHHLFSQVKERFVSGIHGVEWDAVEFPSQFLENFAYESEVLKRFARHIETGELMPDDLMTKIKKSKNFLAAMGMLRQLEFALFDFMLHQKLYQGDEVQKLLDSLRDRLSLIKPPSYNRFQWGFAHIFAGGYAAGYYSYKWAEVLSADAFFACFESKIKKDMTDGYKHHILQKGASRPMSELYREWLGRDPDPKALIKLYGLENE, encoded by the coding sequence ATGGATGGCAAGATGTTTGTACCTTTTAAAACCCCTGATTTTGAAAATTTTTCTAAAGAACTTAATACTATTTTGGAAAAGAATGAAAAGTTAATTGAAGAGTTGCTTAGTAAAGAAGATAAAACGTACAATAACTTTGTACGTCCATATATGGAGAGTTTTGAAAAGCTGGATCTATTTTTTACTCCACTTTCGCATCTTAACAGTGTAGAAAATTCAAAAGATACCCAAACAGCTTATGAAAACTCTTTACCTTTGCTTTCACGTTACCATACCAAACTTTCTCAAAACAGAGAGCTGTATGAGGCTTTTTCAAAGATTGATTCTAATGATTTGGCTCAAAAAGAGGTTATTCGTCAAGAGATCCGTGACTTCAAGCTTTCTGGTGTTGATCTTCCTGAAAATGAGAAAAAAAGACTTGAAGAGATTAATCTTCGTTTGAGTGAATTAAACAACCGCTTTTCTCAAAACCTTTTGGATGCAACAAATGCTTATGAACTCATAATAGAAGATCCAAAAGATGTAGAAGGTTTGCCTGAAAGTGATTTGGAGTTGGCAAAAACCGAAAAGGATGGAAAAACTGTTTGGAGATTTACGCTTCAAATTCCAAGTTATATGGCATATATGACTTATGGACCAAACCGTAAACTTAGAGAAGAGCTTTACAAAGCGTATGTTACAAGAGCTCCTGAAAACCAGGAAGTTATAGATGAGATTCTAAGACTTCGTGATGAGAAGGCTAAACTTCTTGGCTTTGATCACTTCAGTGAACTATCACTTGCAAGTAAAATGGCACCAAATGATGATGCAGTTGTTGGCTTTTTAAATGAATTGGCTGATGCAAGTCTTCCATTTGCTAAAAAAGAGGTTGAAAAACTTGAGGCTTTGGCAAAAGAGGATGGGTGTGAGAGTCTAGAAAGTTATGATGTTGCTTACTACAGTGAAAAACTAAAAAAACTTGAATTAGATTTTGATGATGAGATAACACGTCCATACTTTGAGCAAGGAAGAGTTCTTCAAGGGCTTTTAGATTTTGTAAGTGAACTCTTTAGCATAACTTTTGAGCAAGTTGATGTACCTGTTTGGAATGAAAAGGTAAAAGTTTATGATTTAAAAGAGGCTGGTTCTGCTTTTGCTCGAATCTACTTTGATTTGGATGCTAGAGAGAGTAAACGTGGCGGGGCTTGGATGAATGATTGGCAAACACATCATGAAGATGCTGACGGTAAAGAGTATCCGGCATCTGCTTTTGTTGTTTGTAATTTCCCTCCTTCTACAAAAGATACACCATCACTTTTGCGACACGATGATGTAGTGACTCTTTTCCACGAAATGGGACATGCTATTCACCACCTTTTTAGTCAGGTCAAAGAGCGTTTTGTCAGTGGTATTCATGGAGTAGAGTGGGATGCAGTTGAGTTTCCATCTCAGTTTTTAGAAAATTTTGCCTATGAAAGCGAAGTTCTTAAACGCTTTGCACGCCATATAGAGACAGGTGAGTTGATGCCTGATGACTTGATGACAAAGATTAAAAAGAGTAAAAACTTTCTTGCTGCAATGGGTATGCTTCGCCAGTTGGAGTTTGCACTTTTTGACTTTATGCTTCATCAAAAACTCTATCAAGGAGATGAAGTACAAAAACTTTTAGACTCTCTTAGAGACCGTCTATCACTTATTAAACCACCAAGCTATAACCGCTTTCAGTGGGGATTTGCACATATTTTTGCCGGTGGATATGCTGCAGGATATTACAGTTATAAATGGGCAGAAGTATTGAGTGCTGATGCATTTTTTGCATGTTTTGAGAGTAAAATAAAAAAAGATATGACTGATGGATATAAACATCACATACTCCAAAAAGGGGCAAGCAGGCCAATGAGTGAGCTTTATAGAGAGTGGCTTGGACGTGATCCTGATCCAAAAGCGTTGATTAAACTTTATGGTTTGGAAAATGAGTGA
- the era gene encoding GTPase Era, whose amino-acid sequence MKMLHDTSSNIATKAGFVAVVGRPNAGKSTLLNWLVGEKLAMVSKKAQATRKRMNIIVMHENAQIIFVDTPGIHEKERLLNQFMLSEAIKAIGDCDLVLFLAPAKDKLEHYKKFLELNAKNRPHIVVLTKIDEVSQEALLAKIAEYQAFQDKFLALIPVSVTKGVGKDQLLDEITKHLPHSPWLYDPELLTTTNIREIYKEMIRESIFDNLSDEIPYETDVIIEKIDELPHLDRVQATIITEKKSQKMIIVGKGGSTIKRIGRDARMKMEQFSQKKIYLELFVSVKSGWSKNKKSLSEIGYNFD is encoded by the coding sequence ATGAAGATGTTGCACGATACATCCTCTAATATTGCGACGAAAGCAGGCTTTGTAGCCGTCGTCGGTCGTCCTAATGCCGGTAAAAGCACTCTGCTTAACTGGCTTGTGGGCGAAAAACTTGCAATGGTCAGCAAAAAGGCGCAGGCTACACGAAAGCGTATGAACATCATTGTTATGCATGAAAATGCACAAATCATCTTTGTTGATACTCCTGGTATTCATGAAAAAGAGCGTCTTTTAAATCAGTTTATGCTCTCTGAAGCGATCAAAGCTATAGGTGATTGCGATCTTGTACTCTTTTTAGCTCCTGCTAAAGATAAACTGGAACACTACAAAAAGTTTTTAGAACTTAATGCTAAAAATAGACCTCACATTGTTGTTTTGACAAAAATTGATGAAGTAAGTCAAGAAGCACTGCTTGCCAAGATAGCTGAATATCAAGCATTTCAAGATAAATTTTTAGCACTGATTCCAGTCTCTGTTACAAAAGGTGTAGGGAAAGATCAGCTTCTAGATGAGATAACCAAACATCTGCCCCACTCTCCTTGGCTTTATGATCCTGAACTTTTGACGACAACAAATATTCGTGAGATTTACAAAGAGATGATTCGTGAATCTATTTTCGATAATCTGAGTGACGAAATTCCTTATGAAACGGATGTCATTATAGAAAAGATTGATGAATTACCACATTTGGATCGCGTTCAAGCAACCATTATTACTGAAAAAAAGAGTCAAAAGATGATCATTGTCGGTAAAGGCGGTTCAACAATAAAGCGTATTGGACGAGATGCCAGAATGAAAATGGAGCAGTTTTCTCAAAAAAAGATATATCTAGAACTTTTTGTTTCAGTAAAAAGCGGCTGGTCTAAGAACAAAAAATCACTCTCTGAAATTGGTTATAATTTTGATTAA
- the rplI gene encoding 50S ribosomal protein L9 has product MKVLLIKDVKSLGKAGEIKEVKDGYGKNFLVAKGFAKVATDEVIEAWKEEQKRKAQEEAAEIARLEDLKKRLESTNLVISKKLGANGSLFGAITNTDVADALKKSGIEIDKKLIHIDHAIKATGSYEADVKLGHGIHAKLKFEVIGE; this is encoded by the coding sequence ATGAAAGTTTTACTTATAAAAGATGTAAAAAGTCTAGGAAAAGCCGGAGAAATCAAAGAAGTTAAAGATGGATACGGTAAAAACTTTCTTGTTGCAAAAGGATTTGCAAAAGTAGCAACAGATGAAGTAATAGAAGCTTGGAAGGAAGAGCAAAAGCGAAAAGCCCAAGAGGAAGCAGCTGAGATTGCTCGTTTGGAAGATTTAAAAAAGAGACTTGAGAGTACAAACCTTGTAATTTCTAAAAAGCTTGGTGCCAACGGATCTCTTTTTGGGGCAATTACAAACACAGATGTAGCTGATGCTCTTAAAAAGAGCGGTATTGAAATAGATAAAAAATTGATTCATATAGACCATGCAATTAAAGCTACTGGTTCTTATGAAGCAGATGTTAAGCTTGGTCACGGTATACACGCAAAGCTAAAGTTTGAAGTAATTGGAGAGTAA
- a CDS encoding DNA adenine methylase, producing MCKPIVKWVGGKRQLLDDLMRFMPTNYNRYFEPFIGGGALFFALKPKNGVINDYNTELTNLYCVVRDRVNELIEDLKKHQNTEEYYYKIRELDRDKESYEQLSDVEKASRFIYLNKTGFNGLYRVNKKGQCNVPFGRYKNPKWLDEDNLRACSQVLKDTEILNGDFEIIKPLIKKEDFIYLDPPYVPLNTTSSFTAYTDKGFDDDMQFRLKEFCDYINSIGAYFMLSNSYTDFILNLYKDYNIKIVMANRAINCKGDGRDKIKEVVVVNY from the coding sequence ATGTGCAAACCAATCGTAAAGTGGGTAGGTGGCAAGCGTCAGTTACTCGATGATTTAATGAGATTTATGCCAACAAACTACAATCGATACTTTGAACCATTCATTGGCGGTGGAGCTTTGTTCTTTGCTTTAAAACCAAAAAATGGAGTAATAAACGATTACAATACAGAGTTAACAAACCTTTATTGTGTTGTTAGAGATAGAGTTAATGAATTGATAGAGGATCTAAAAAAGCATCAAAATACAGAAGAGTATTATTATAAAATAAGAGAGCTTGACAGAGATAAAGAGAGTTATGAACAATTGTCAGATGTTGAAAAGGCAAGCCGTTTTATCTATCTCAATAAAACTGGTTTTAATGGACTGTACAGAGTAAATAAAAAAGGGCAATGTAATGTTCCTTTTGGAAGATATAAAAACCCTAAATGGTTAGATGAAGATAATTTAAGAGCTTGTAGCCAAGTATTAAAAGATACAGAGATTTTAAATGGTGATTTTGAGATAATCAAACCTTTGATTAAAAAAGAAGATTTCATCTATCTTGATCCACCTTATGTACCTTTAAATACAACTTCTAGTTTTACTGCCTATACCGACAAGGGCTTTGATGACGATATGCAGTTTAGACTTAAAGAGTTTTGCGACTATATTAATAGCATAGGTGCATATTTTATGCTCTCAAACTCATATACAGATTTCATACTAAATCTTTACAAAGATTATAATATTAAAATAGTAATGGCTAATCGTGCAATTAATTGCAAAGGCGATGGAAGAGATAAAATAAAAGAGGTTGTTGTAGTTAACTACTAA